A window from Musa acuminata AAA Group cultivar baxijiao chromosome BXJ3-10, Cavendish_Baxijiao_AAA, whole genome shotgun sequence encodes these proteins:
- the LOC135584754 gene encoding plastid division protein PDV1-like: MRWEMEMEEVEAVLERIWDLHDKISDAIHAISRAHFLSSVKGLRSGRQPPVAAPAAAKGGGEGGEGKGGFVFVKDFRVEEDGAAMAEARSLNDIRSALENLEDQLEFFHTVQSQQRAERDAAIARLEQSRIILAMRLAEHRGKKYKVIEEALAFVGDVHNMGHFVMPETLYENEMTRSRSGKNLEDHESKGPSMLMQMFISSFAVAKRSFGLVGVQGILGNAAMFAVSMLALVHLNQVAFKGETAPARDQTFYRRRNEDRFSRMDNSSHSGQLKRLDVLSARG; encoded by the exons ATGAGatgggagatggagatggaggaggTGGAGGCGGTGCTGGAGAGGATCTGGGACCTCCATGACAAGATCAGCGACGCCATCCACGCCATCTCCCGCGCCCATTTCCTCAGCTCCGTCAAGGGTCTCCGCAGCGGACGACAGCCTCCGGTGGCGGCGCCTGCGGCGGCGAAAGGCGGCGGGGAAGGAGGTGAGGGCAAGGGTGGGTTTGTCTTCGTGAAGGATTTCAGGGTGGAGGAGGACGGCGCGGCGATGGCGGAGGCCAGGAGCCTCAACGACATCCGCTCCGCGCTGGAGAACCTCGAGGACCAGCTCGAGTTCTTCCAT ACTGTGCAATCACAACAGCGAGCTGAACGAGATGCTGCTATAGCGCGGTTGGAACAAAGTCGTATCATTCTAGCCATGAGGTTGGCTGAGCATCGGGGAAAGAAGTACAAAGTCATCGAAGAAGCTTTAGCATTTGTTGGTGATGTGCACAACATGGGCCATTTTGTCATGCCAGAGACCCTCTATGAGAATGAGATGACGAGGAGTCGGTCAGGTAAGAATCTGGAAGACCATGAGAGCAAAGGGCCTAGTATGTTGATGCAAATGTTCATATCAAGCTTCGCCGTGGCcaaaaggtcattcggattggtgGGCGTCCAAGGGATTTTAGGGAATGCCGCGATGTTCGCTGTAAGTATGCTTGCTCTTGTGCATCTCAATCAAGTTGCTTTTAAGGGTGAAACTGCACCCGCACGAGATCAGACGTTCTACAGGAGGAGAAATGAAGATAGATTCTCTCGGATGGATAATTCTTCACATAGTGGCCAATTGAAGCGACTTGATGTTCTGTCGGCTAGAGGATAA